TCAACAGCTGGAGAAAGAGCTTATTGCATTTTAAATGAAAGAGATAAAACGCTTATTGAAAAACTAAAAGAAAATACTAAACAATATCAAAGCGTCATAAAAGAGATATTAACAGAGGATGCTAACGTAATTCACAAATATATCTTAAAAAAATATATACCACTCGATGCACATTCAATCTTTTTATTAGATCCATATAATCATAGTGAGTTAAAATTCTCAACTATCAAAACTATTGCTGAACATTGTAAAGAAGATATTTATCGTGGGGAATCTTTTATTAGACGACCTGAACTGATAATTAACCTACCTACTTTTACAATCATAAAAAGTAAAACTCAAAATCCCCAACTCATTACTGATTTTCTAGGTACAGATGAATTGATACAAGAGTTGGAAAAAGCAGAGAAAGAGAATGCATCGCAACCAGAAACCATATTGAATGTATTTAAAAAACAGTTAAAACGATATTATCCTGAAGATGGAATAATCCCTATTGAAATAAGAACATTAGAAGCAAATGCCCCCATTTATTATCTTATTTTTACTGCTACACATCCTTTAGCAAAAACAATTCAAAGAACATTTGAGGATTGGGTAAAAAAGACGCTAAAAGAGTTTCGTAGAGAAGGATTTGCATTGAAGCTTATCGCAGAAGCAAAGAGAAAACATTTAACCTCTCTTGACAAATGGAATAACTGATTACTGATTAGAGAATACAGTTGCATTTTATTTTTCTATAGTCTAACCATAGTTGATTCCATATATCTATTGTCTCTTTACAAAGTGCTATATTTTTGTAATTAAACCTGTTTTGTAGATAATCGATGATATTTGAGTACATTGCTATACGATGTTCAGTGCTGATTTTCTTGCCCCAGTTACTTGTTTCAGTAAGATATTTTGTCCATGAAGTATCAAGAGAGTTGTTGATAGTGGATTGTAAACCTCGAAGTGATCCTAACGTGATCCTTTCTGGTTCAAAGTTATTAAAAATAGTTTCAACTAAAGAAATGTAACTTTTTTGCCAATTATGTATCGGAACCATTGGGTCTATTCTAACTCTAACCTGATAACCTGCATTATAGAGTTTTTTAGCTGCTTTGATTCTATCTAATACTTTCGGTGCTTTCTCCCATCTATCC
The window above is part of the Candidatus Thermoplasmatota archaeon genome. Proteins encoded here:
- the tcmP gene encoding three-Cys-motif partner protein TcmP, which encodes MGEVEKHTQMKHRLLGNYLKICTSRVKSQRSHDFVVVDLYANDGVAYWPDGDEMWEGSAQIIAKWVSTAGERAYCILNERDKTLIEKLKENTKQYQSVIKEILTEDANVIHKYILKKYIPLDAHSIFLLDPYNHSELKFSTIKTIAEHCKEDIYRGESFIRRPELIINLPTFTIIKSKTQNPQLITDFLGTDELIQELEKAEKENASQPETILNVFKKQLKRYYPEDGIIPIEIRTLEANAPIYYLIFTATHPLAKTIQRTFEDWVKKTLKEFRREGFALKLIAEAKRKHLTSLDKWNN